One genomic region from Macrobrachium rosenbergii isolate ZJJX-2024 chromosome 1, ASM4041242v1, whole genome shotgun sequence encodes:
- the LOC136839237 gene encoding uncharacterized protein, translating to MKALIGWVSRHRVPKIIMSDRGPTPDPVYGMLSRQFGNKDGTHNPEANGIIKRLHQSLKASLTARCQGGSWRKELPWVLLGLRTSPHSSFDASSAESLYEQALTLPGDIFQHLMSLTSPSDICKALEPIMPAKTTYDMAKKLYVPNELLEGKYAFIRVDAHRAPPLASLLGTIPGLPKKKRSLPDDS from the coding sequence ATGAAAGCTCTCATCGGATGGGTCAGCAGACATAGAGTCCCAAAAATCATCATGAGTGATAGGGGGCCAACTCCAGATCCAGTTTATGGCATGCTCTCGAGACAGTTTGGGAACAAAGACGGTACACACAACCCAGAAGCCAATGGCATCATCAAAAGGCTACACCAGtcattgaaagcatcactcacagCCAGATGTCAAGGTGGGAGCTGGAGAAAAGAGTTACCTTGGGTTCTACTGGGCCTGAGAACGTCACCACACTCCTCATTCGATGCATCTTCAGCAGAATCATTGTATGAACAAGCATTAACATTGCCAGGAGACATCTTTCAACATCTGATGAGCCTGACATCCCCATCCGACATCTGTAAAGCGTTAGAACCGATAATGCCAGCCAAGACGACCTATGACATGGCCAAAAAATTGTACGTCCCCAACGAGCTGCTGGAAGGGAAATACGCATTCATACGAGTGGATGCACACAGAGCCCCGCCTCTCGCCAGCCTACTCGGGACCATACCAGGTCTTCCAAAGAAGAAACGAAGCCTACCAGATGACAGCTGA